A genome region from Dickeya dadantii NCPPB 898 includes the following:
- a CDS encoding ABC transporter ATP-binding protein — MNKTAPITLSMIDIRKSFGALEVLKGISLDARKGEVISLLGASGSGKSTFLRCINLLETPDAGTVAVSGEMILMKRHKQGHQVAADRRQVERLRARLGMVFQNFNLWSHMTVMQNVIEGPQHILGRSRAECVGQAEALLAKVGLYERRHFYPAQLSGGQQQRVAIARALSMEPEVMLFDEPTSALDPELVGDVLKVMRGLAEEGRTMLVVTHEMGFARHVSSRVVFMHQGRIDCEGTPDAMFGGESSPRFQQFIASHQTV; from the coding sequence ATGAATAAAACCGCCCCCATAACCTTATCGATGATCGATATCCGTAAATCATTCGGTGCGCTTGAAGTGCTTAAGGGGATCTCGCTGGATGCGCGCAAAGGCGAGGTGATTTCGCTGCTGGGCGCCAGTGGGTCGGGTAAGAGCACTTTTTTGCGTTGCATCAATCTGCTGGAGACGCCGGATGCCGGCACGGTCGCCGTCAGCGGCGAAATGATCCTGATGAAGCGCCACAAGCAGGGCCATCAGGTCGCGGCCGACCGCCGTCAGGTTGAGCGGCTGCGCGCCCGGCTGGGCATGGTGTTCCAGAATTTCAACCTGTGGAGCCATATGACTGTCATGCAGAACGTCATCGAAGGGCCGCAGCATATCCTCGGGCGCTCACGTGCCGAATGTGTCGGGCAGGCCGAAGCCCTGCTGGCGAAAGTCGGGTTGTATGAGCGGCGGCATTTTTATCCGGCGCAGCTCTCCGGCGGCCAGCAGCAGCGGGTGGCGATTGCCCGGGCGCTGTCGATGGAACCTGAAGTCATGCTGTTCGATGAGCCGACCTCGGCGCTGGACCCGGAACTGGTCGGCGACGTGCTGAAGGTGATGCGCGGGCTGGCCGAAGAAGGGCGCACGATGCTGGTGGTCACCCATGAAATGGGGTTTGCCCGCCACGTGTCCAGCCGGGTGGTGTTCATGCATCAGGGGCGGATTGACTGCGAGGGGACGCCCGACGCCATGTTTGGCGGCGAAAGCTCGCCGCGTTTTCAACAATTCATCGCCAGTCACCAGACGGTATAG
- a CDS encoding ABC transporter permease encodes MIDIAFLTQTFLRLLSALPVTLGLFFSSFALGATLSVLLVAMRVSGVWPLSGFARLYMLIFRGTPLLIQLFLIYYGLGQFSVVRDSLFWPVLRDPFSCAVVALALCTAGYTAEILRGALLSIPAGQIEAGLACGMSRWLLLRRIIAPVALRHALPAWSTEAILLIKSTALASLVTVWDVTGVAQQIIQRTYRTLEVFACAALIYLLLNFIIVRVFAWLERTLSPNLAAVPASSGREHE; translated from the coding sequence ATGATCGATATCGCCTTTCTGACTCAGACGTTCCTGCGGTTACTGTCGGCGCTGCCGGTAACGCTGGGGCTGTTTTTTTCCTCGTTCGCCCTGGGCGCGACGCTCTCGGTGCTGCTGGTGGCGATGCGGGTCAGCGGTGTCTGGCCGCTGAGCGGGTTTGCCCGTCTTTATATGCTGATCTTTCGCGGCACGCCGCTGCTGATTCAGCTATTTCTGATCTATTACGGACTGGGGCAGTTCAGCGTGGTGCGCGACAGCCTGTTCTGGCCGGTGCTGCGCGATCCATTCAGTTGCGCGGTGGTGGCGCTGGCGTTGTGCACCGCCGGTTATACGGCGGAAATTCTGCGCGGCGCGCTGTTATCGATTCCAGCCGGGCAGATTGAAGCGGGTCTGGCGTGCGGCATGTCGCGCTGGCTGCTGCTGCGCCGCATCATTGCGCCGGTCGCCCTGCGCCATGCGCTGCCTGCCTGGTCGACCGAGGCGATTTTGCTGATCAAATCCACCGCGCTGGCCAGTTTGGTCACGGTATGGGATGTCACCGGCGTGGCGCAACAGATCATTCAGCGCACTTACCGCACGCTGGAAGTGTTTGCCTGCGCCGCGCTGATCTACCTGTTGCTGAATTTCATTATTGTCAGGGTATTTGCCTGGCTGGAACGCACCTTATCGCCAAATCTGGCCGCTGTGCCGGCGTCTTCCGGGAGAGAGCATGAATAA
- a CDS encoding ABC transporter permease, whose protein sequence is MLTLLGFSDQGWGSLLAMAALTTLCLTTVALLIGAWVGAAVAAAKLSTRRVWRVAGETYSIVFRGIPELLIIYLFYFGGSGVLTQVGRWFGADGFLELPPFLIGALAIGLISASYQGEVYRAARLAVNSGELEAARAIGMSRWRIGVRILLPQVMRFALPGLSNVWQMSLKDSALVSVTGIVELMRASQMAAGSTRDYFLFYLAGAAIYLILTVFSNTAFARLEQTLSQPYHRKTMQEPS, encoded by the coding sequence ATGCTGACCCTGTTAGGTTTCAGTGATCAGGGGTGGGGAAGCCTGCTGGCGATGGCCGCGCTGACCACGTTGTGTCTGACGACGGTAGCGCTGCTCATTGGCGCATGGGTCGGCGCGGCGGTTGCCGCGGCCAAACTGTCCACGCGCCGGGTCTGGCGCGTGGCCGGGGAAACCTATTCCATCGTATTTCGCGGCATCCCGGAACTGCTGATCATTTATCTGTTTTATTTTGGCGGCTCCGGCGTGCTCACGCAGGTCGGGCGCTGGTTTGGGGCCGACGGGTTTCTCGAACTGCCGCCTTTCCTGATCGGCGCGCTGGCGATTGGCCTGATTTCGGCCTCGTATCAGGGCGAAGTGTACCGCGCGGCGCGTCTGGCCGTGAATAGCGGCGAACTGGAAGCCGCCCGCGCCATCGGCATGTCGCGCTGGCGCATCGGGGTACGAATCTTGTTGCCGCAGGTGATGCGCTTTGCCCTGCCGGGGCTGTCCAACGTCTGGCAGATGAGCCTGAAGGATTCGGCGCTGGTGTCGGTCACCGGCATTGTCGAACTGATGCGCGCCAGCCAGATGGCGGCCGGTTCGACCCGCGACTATTTCCTGTTTTACCTCGCCGGCGCGGCGATCTATCTGATCCTGACCGTGTTTTCCAATACCGCGTTTGCCCGGCTGGAGCAAACCTTGTCCCAGCCTTATCACCGCAAGACGATGCAGGAGCCGTCATGA